The following are encoded in a window of Scleropages formosus chromosome 7, fSclFor1.1, whole genome shotgun sequence genomic DNA:
- the LOC108929035 gene encoding hepatocyte nuclear factor 6-like isoform X2 encodes MNGQLSMESIGDLHAVSHEQVSSTEELMGSHSPHHRAHRSSHLSSHARSVGMASILDTGDYHQHRPPDHGLAGHLHPAMTMACEAPPGLSMSSTYTTLTPLQPLPPISTVSDKFPHHHHHHPHHHHHHHPHQRIAGNVSGSFTLMRDDRGLGSMNNIYSPYHKDVAGMGQSLSPLSGSGLGGIHNSQQGLPPYAHPGAAMPAEKMLTPNGFEAHHPAMLGRHGDQHMSASSAGMVQIHHHPHAHLGAQSHGQAVGSTREANPQVSGGGTSGQMEEVNTKEVAQRITTELKRYSIPQAIFAQRVLCRSQGTLSDLLRNPKPWSKLKSGRETFRRMWKWLQEPEFQRMSALRLAACKRKEQEHGKAERGSVTKKPRLVFTDIQRRTLHAIFKENKRPSKELQLTISQQLGLELNTVSNFFMNARRRSLDKWLDDRGSHSSSSTSSSSSCTKA; translated from the exons ATGAATGGTCAGCTGTCGATGGAGAGTATTGGCGATCTGCACGCGGTGAGCCATGAGCAGGTGTCCTCCACGGAAGAGCTCATGGGCAGCCACAGCCCACACCACAGAGCCCACCGGAGCAGCCACTTGTCCAGCCACGCGCGCTCCGTGGGCATGGCCTCCATCTTAGACACCGGGGACTACCATCAGCACCGGCCCCCGGACCACGGGCTCGCGGGCCACCTGCACCCGGCCATGACCATGGCTTGCGAGGCCCCCCCCGGCTTGAGCATGAGCAGCACCTACACCACGCTGACCCCCTTGCAGCCGCTGCCGCCAATCTCGACCGTATCGGACAAGTTtcctcaccaccaccaccatcatccccaccatcatcatcatcaccaccccCATCAGAGGATCGCTGGCAACGTGAGCGGCAGCTTCACCCTCATGAGGGACGACAGAGGACTGGGGTCCATGAACAACATCTACAGCCCCTACCACAAGGATGTCGCCGGCATGGGACAGAGCCTGTCGCCCCTGTCGGGGTCCGGCCTTGGGGGCATCCACAACTCTCAGCAAGGGCTGCCGCCCTATGCCCACCCGGGGGCTGCTATGCCCGCGGAGAAAATGTTGACCCCAAACGGGTTCGAAGCCCACCACCCGGCCATGCTGGGGCGGCATGGAGATCAGCACATGAGCGCATCTTCGGCGGGCATGGTTCAAatccaccaccacccccacgcCCACCTCGGCGCACAGAGCCACGGCCAAGCGGTGGGCTCCACCCGAGAAGCAAACCCGCAGGTGAGCGGCGGGGGCACTTCGGGGCAGATGGAGGAGGTCAATACCAAAGAAGTGGCACAGAGGATCACCACGGAGCTCAAGAGGTACAGCATCCCCCAGGCCATCTTCGCCCAGAGGGTGCTGTGCCGCTCGCAGGGCACGCTGTCAGACCTGTTGAGGAACCCGAAACCCTGGAGCAAGTTGAAGTCGGGTCGGGAGACCTTCAGGAGGATGTGGAAGTGGCTCCAGGAGCCCGAGTTCCAGAGGATGTCGGCGCTGAGGCTCGCAG CCTGCAAAAGGAAGGAGCAGGAACATGGCAAAGCGGAGCGTGGCAGCGTTACCAAGAAGCCCCGGCTGGTCTTCACGGACATCCAGCGACGGACGCTGCACGCCATCTTCAAGGAGAACAAGCGTCCGTCCAAGGAGCTGCAGCTCACCATCTCCCAGCAGCTGGGCCTGGAGCTCAACACTGTCAGCAACTTCTTCATGAACGCACGGAGGCGGAGCCTGGATAAGTGGCTGGACGACAGGGGTTCccactcctccagctccacctcctCATCCAGCTCTTGTACCAAAGCGTGA
- the LOC108929035 gene encoding hepatocyte nuclear factor 6-like isoform X1, with amino-acid sequence MNGQLSMESIGDLHAVSHEQVSSTEELMGSHSPHHRAHRSSHLSSHARSVGMASILDTGDYHQHRPPDHGLAGHLHPAMTMACEAPPGLSMSSTYTTLTPLQPLPPISTVSDKFPHHHHHHPHHHHHHHPHQRIAGNVSGSFTLMRDDRGLGSMNNIYSPYHKDVAGMGQSLSPLSGSGLGGIHNSQQGLPPYAHPGAAMPAEKMLTPNGFEAHHPAMLGRHGDQHMSASSAGMVQIHHHPHAHLGAQSHGQAVGSTREANPQVSGGGTSGQMEEVNTKEVAQRITTELKRYSIPQAIFAQRVLCRSQGTLSDLLRNPKPWSKLKSGRETFRRMWKWLQEPEFQRMSALRLAGERPPACKRKEQEHGKAERGSVTKKPRLVFTDIQRRTLHAIFKENKRPSKELQLTISQQLGLELNTVSNFFMNARRRSLDKWLDDRGSHSSSSTSSSSSCTKA; translated from the exons ATGAATGGTCAGCTGTCGATGGAGAGTATTGGCGATCTGCACGCGGTGAGCCATGAGCAGGTGTCCTCCACGGAAGAGCTCATGGGCAGCCACAGCCCACACCACAGAGCCCACCGGAGCAGCCACTTGTCCAGCCACGCGCGCTCCGTGGGCATGGCCTCCATCTTAGACACCGGGGACTACCATCAGCACCGGCCCCCGGACCACGGGCTCGCGGGCCACCTGCACCCGGCCATGACCATGGCTTGCGAGGCCCCCCCCGGCTTGAGCATGAGCAGCACCTACACCACGCTGACCCCCTTGCAGCCGCTGCCGCCAATCTCGACCGTATCGGACAAGTTtcctcaccaccaccaccatcatccccaccatcatcatcatcaccaccccCATCAGAGGATCGCTGGCAACGTGAGCGGCAGCTTCACCCTCATGAGGGACGACAGAGGACTGGGGTCCATGAACAACATCTACAGCCCCTACCACAAGGATGTCGCCGGCATGGGACAGAGCCTGTCGCCCCTGTCGGGGTCCGGCCTTGGGGGCATCCACAACTCTCAGCAAGGGCTGCCGCCCTATGCCCACCCGGGGGCTGCTATGCCCGCGGAGAAAATGTTGACCCCAAACGGGTTCGAAGCCCACCACCCGGCCATGCTGGGGCGGCATGGAGATCAGCACATGAGCGCATCTTCGGCGGGCATGGTTCAAatccaccaccacccccacgcCCACCTCGGCGCACAGAGCCACGGCCAAGCGGTGGGCTCCACCCGAGAAGCAAACCCGCAGGTGAGCGGCGGGGGCACTTCGGGGCAGATGGAGGAGGTCAATACCAAAGAAGTGGCACAGAGGATCACCACGGAGCTCAAGAGGTACAGCATCCCCCAGGCCATCTTCGCCCAGAGGGTGCTGTGCCGCTCGCAGGGCACGCTGTCAGACCTGTTGAGGAACCCGAAACCCTGGAGCAAGTTGAAGTCGGGTCGGGAGACCTTCAGGAGGATGTGGAAGTGGCTCCAGGAGCCCGAGTTCCAGAGGATGTCGGCGCTGAGGCTCGCAGGTGAGCGACCCCCAG CCTGCAAAAGGAAGGAGCAGGAACATGGCAAAGCGGAGCGTGGCAGCGTTACCAAGAAGCCCCGGCTGGTCTTCACGGACATCCAGCGACGGACGCTGCACGCCATCTTCAAGGAGAACAAGCGTCCGTCCAAGGAGCTGCAGCTCACCATCTCCCAGCAGCTGGGCCTGGAGCTCAACACTGTCAGCAACTTCTTCATGAACGCACGGAGGCGGAGCCTGGATAAGTGGCTGGACGACAGGGGTTCccactcctccagctccacctcctCATCCAGCTCTTGTACCAAAGCGTGA